In Sciurus carolinensis chromosome 17, mSciCar1.2, whole genome shotgun sequence, one genomic interval encodes:
- the LOC124969219 gene encoding olfactory receptor 1I1: MLMEPENQTTVSEFLLLGLSEKSEHQNLLFGFFLSMYLVTVLGNLLIILAIITDSHLHTPMYFFLSNLSWVDIFLSSTTVPKSLVNIQTQSRVIPFAGCLAQMYAFHLFGTMDSFLLAVMAIDRFVAIVYPLRYSVLMRPRVCGLLVGGPWVVTHLQSLVHTCLMAQLTFCASSKIPHFFCDLKPLLKLSCSDTYSNELVVFAFGIVMGIGPLSCILLSYICIFQAVFRIPSAQGKWKAFSTCGSHLTVVSLFYGTIFAVYLQPTSPTSSQKDKAAALMCGVVIPMLNPFIYSLRNKDMKEALRKLVGKAASFWS, from the coding sequence ATGCTCATGGAACCAGAAAACCAAACAACAGTCTCAGAATTCCTCCTTCTGGGACTCTCAGAAAAGTCAGAGCATCAGAATCTCCTTTTTGGgtttttcctctccatgtacctggtcactgtgctggggaacctgctcatcatcctggccatcatcacagactcccacctgcacacgcccatgtacttcttcctctccaacctgtcctggGTTGACATCTTCCTCTCTTCCACCACTGTCCCTAAGTCACTGGTGAACATCCAGACCCAGAGCAGAGTCATCCCTTTCGCAGGCTGCCTTGCCCAGATGTATGCCTTCCATCTCTTTGGGACCATGGACAGCTTCCTCCTAGCCGTCATGGCCATTGACCGGTTTGTGGCCATAGTCTACCCTCTGCGCTACTCAGTTCTCATGAGACCCCGTGTCTGTGGGCTATTGGTGGGGGGGCCATGGGTGGTCACCCACCTCCAGTCCCTGGTACACACCTGCCTCATGGCTCAACTGACCTTCTGTGCCAGCTCCAAaatcccccacttcttctgtgacctcaAGCCCCTGCTGAAGCTCTCCTGTTCAGACACATACTCCAACGAGCTGGTGGTCTTTGCTTTTGGCATCGTCATGGGCATCGGCCCGCTGTCCTGCATCCTCCTCTCGTACATCTGCATTTTCCAAGCAGTCTTTAGGATCCCTTCTGCACAGGGCAAGTGGAAAGCCTTCTCAACTTGTGGCTCGCACCTCACCGTGGTGTCACTGTTCTATGGGACCATCTTTGCTGTGTACTTACAGCCCAcatcccccacctcctcccagaaAGACAAGGCAGCTGCTCTGATGTGTGGGGTGGTCATCCCTATGCTGAACCCTTTTATCTACAGCCTAAGAAACAAGGACATGAAGGAAGCCCTGAGGAAGCTTGTTGGCAAAGCAGCCTCCTTCTGGTCTTAG
- the Syde1 gene encoding rho GTPase-activating protein SYDE1 produces the protein MAEPLLRKTFSRLRGREKLPRKKSDAKERGRPAQRPEPIPAEPEPQALEGSQGGAEGPPSPETSRSPARGAYLQSLEPSSRRWVLSGAKPPEEAVLGPGAPSCGEPAGEIWYNPIPEEDPRSPAPESLGPQPSPAEPEGPTQHGAAPASPPAKTSRTKSPGPARRLSMKMKKLPELRRRLSLRGPRAGRERERAAPAGSVISRYHLDSSVGAPGRAAVIGGTRSPKAGYLSDGDSPERPAGPPSPTTFQPYEVGSAARAPPAALWGRLSLHLYGLGGLRPTSGATPRDLCCLLQVDGVARARTGPLRGGPDFLRLDHTFHLELEAAQLLRALVLAWDPGVRRHRPCAQGTVLLPTVFQGCQAQQLAIRLEPQGLLYAKLTLSEQQEAPATAEPRVFGLPLLLLVEREQPPGQVPLIIQKCVEQIERRGLRVVGLYRLCGSAAVKKELRDAFERDSAAVCLSEDLYPDINVITGILKDYLRELPTPLITQPLYQVVLEAMAQRPSSRVPPSPEGTRGLLSCLPDVERATLTLLLDHLRLVSSFHAHNRMTPQNLAVCFGPVLLPARQAPARPRIRSTGPGLASAVDFKRHIEVLHYLLQSWPDPRRPPEAPEVAPYLRPKRQPPLHLPLAGPEVVTRPRGRGGPESPPSNRYAGDWSVCGRDFLPCGRDFLSGPDYDHVTGSDSEDDDDDEEASGPRGTADFEDEFDAPFNPHLNLKDFDALILDLERELSKQINVCL, from the exons ATGGCCGAGCCCTTGCTCAGAAAAACCTTCTCCCGCCTGCGGGGCCGGGAAAAACTTCCTCGGAAAAAGTCGGACGCGAAGGAGCGCG GACGACCAGCCCAGCGCCCAGAGCCGATCCCTGCAGAACCAGAGCCCCAGGCCCTCGAAGGGTCCCAGGGTGGAGCAGAGGGGCCCCCCAGCCCTGAGACCTCTCGAAGCCCTGCACGGGGAGCCTACCTGCAAAGCTTGGAGCCCAGCAGCCGCAGATGGGTGCTGAGTGGGGCCAAGCCACCTGAGGAAGCTGTTTTGGGGCCAGGAGCACCTAGCTGTGGAGAGCCTGCTGGCGAGATCTGGTACAACCCCATCCCTGAGGAAGACCCCAGATCCCCAGCACCTGAGTCCTTGGGACCACAGCCAAGCCCAGCTGAGCCAGAGGGCCCTACCCAACACG GTGCAGCCCCTGCCAGTCCCCCAGCCAAAACTTCCCGCACCAAGTCCCCAGGCCCTGCCCGGCGCCTCTCCATGAAGATGAAAAAGCTACCAGAGCTTCGTCGCCGCCTGAGCCTGCGAGGCCCCCGCGCTGGCCGGGAGCGTGAGAGGGCTGCTCCAGCGGGCTCTGTTATCAGCCGCTACCACCTGGACAGCAGTGTGGGGGCCCCAGGGCGGGCAGCAGTGATCGGGGGCACTCGGAGCCCGAAGGCAGGGTACCTCAGTGATGGTGACTCACCAGAGCGCCCAGCAGGGcccccatcacccaccacctttCAGCCCTATGAGGTGGGCTCAGCAGCCCGGGCTCCCCCTGCTGCACTCTGGGGCCGCCTCAGCCTGCACCTGTATGGGCTGGGGGGACTGCGGCCAACATCAGGGGCCACCCCAAGAGACCTCTGCTGCCTGCTGCAAGTGGATGGAGTGGCCCGGGCCCGGACAGGGCCACTGCGAGGTGGACCAGACTTCCTGCGGCTGGACCACACCTTCCACCTGGAGCTGGAGGCAGCCCAGCTACTGCGGGCCCTAGTGCTCGCCTGGGACCCTGGTGTGAGGCGGCATAGGCCCTGTGCTCAGGGCACCGTGCTGCTGCCCACAGTCTTCCAAG GGTGCCAGGCCCAGCAGCTGGCCATACGCTTGGAACCCCAGGGGCTGCTGTATGCCAAACTGACCTTGTCGGAACAGCAGGAAGCACCTGCCACAGCTGAGCCCCGTGTCTTTgggctgcccctgctgctgctggtggagcGGGAACAGCCCCCGGGTCAGGTGCCTCTCATCATTCAGAAGTGTGTTGAGCAGATTGAGCGCCGAGGGCTGCGG gtaGTGGGGCTATACCGACTGTGTGGCTCAGCAGCAGTGAAGAAAGAGCTTCGGGATGCCTTCGAGCGAGACAGTGCAGCAGTCTGCCTCTCCGAGGACCTGTACCCTGATATCAATGTCATCACGG GCATCCTCAAGGATTATCTTCGAGAGTTGCCCACCCCACTCATCACCCAGCCCCTCTATCAGGTGGTGCTGGAGGCCATGGCCCAACGGCCATCAAGTAGAGTTCCCCCAAGTCCTGAGGGCACCAGAGGACTCCTCAGCTGCCTACCGGATGTGGAAAGG GCCACGCTAACACTTCTCCTGGACCACCTGCGCCTTGTCTCCTCCTTCCACGCCCACAACCGCATGACTCCGCAGAACCTGGCTGTGTGCTTCGGCCCGGTGCTGCTGCCTGCGCGCCAGGCGCCCGCCCGGCCCCGCATACGCAGCACTGGCCCAGGCCTCGCCAGCGCAGTGGACTTCAAGCGCCACATCGAGGTGCTCCACTACCTGCTGCAGTCTTGGCCAG ATCCCCGCCGACCCCCAGAGGCTCCGGAGGTCGCACCATACTTGCGGCCCAAACGACAGCCACCGCTGCACTTGCCACTAGCGGGTCCCGAAGTGGTGACTCGGCCCCGCGGCCGCGGAGGCCCGGAAAGCCCCCCCAGCAACCGTTACGCCGGCGACTGGAGCGTTTGCGGGCGGGACTTCCTGCCCTGTGGGCGGGATTTCCTGTCCGGGCCCGACTACGACCACGTGACTGGCAGCGACAGCGAGGACGACGACGACGACGAAGAAGCTAGTGGACCGAGGGGCACCGCAGACTTTGAAGACGAGTTTGATGCACCTTTCAACCCGCACCTGAATCTCAAAGACTTTGACGCCCTCATCCTGGACCTGGAGCGGGAACTTTCCAAGCAGATCAACGTGTGCCTCTGA